The Pseudomonas sp. IB20 region CATGACCCTCACCGATCGCCTGACCCGTGGCACTTATCTGTTCGACAATGGTGACGACAAGCCGGGCGTGATTTGCCTGTCGTACTCGTGGATGAGCGACGCGCTGAAAATGCTGCCGCAGCCCATCGACAAGCGCGTGAAATTGGCCCTTGATGCGCTGAAGAAGATCTACCCTAAAGTCGATATCAAGGCGCGCATCATCGGCGACCCGATCACGGTGTCCTGGGAAGCCGACCCGCATTTCCTTGGGGCTTTCAAAGGCGCGCTGCCCGGCCACTATCGCTACAACCAGCGGATGTATGCGCACTTCATGCAGAAGGACATGCCCGCCGAACAACGTGGGATTTTTATCGCCGGTGACGACGTCTCCTGGACACCCGCCTGGGTGGAAGGCGCGGTACAAACCTCGCTGAACGCGGTGTGGGGCATCATGACCCACTTCGGCGGCAGCACGCATCCGCAGAACCCAGGGCCGGGAGATGTATTTGACGAAATCGGCCCAATCGCCCTGGCCGATTAAGGAGTTGAGCATGCGCGTCGCCCTGTACCAATGCCCACCGCTGCCGCTGGATGTAGCCGGTAACCTCAAGCGCCTGCACCAGCTCGCGCATGAGGCGTCGGATGCCGATGTGCTGGTGCTGCCGGAGATGTTTCTCAGCGGCTATAACATCGGCGCCGAAGCCGTTGGCGCGCTGGCTGAAGCACAGGATGGCGCCTCGGCACAGGCGATAGCTGCACTTGCCAAAAGCGCCGGGCTGGCGATTCTGTACGGCTACCCGGAGCGGGCCGAGGATGGCCAGATCTACAACGCGGTGCAGTTAATCGACGCCCATGGCCAGCGCCTCTGCAACTACCGCAAGACCCACCTGTTTGGCGATCTGGACCACTCGATGTTCAGTGCCGGGGAAGATGCTTTCCCGCTGGTGGAATTGAACGGCTGGAAGCTCGGTTTCCTGATCTGCTACGACCTGGAGTTTCCGGAAAATACCCGGCGCCTCGCCCTGGCCGGCGCCGAGTTGATCCTGGTGCCCACCGCCAATATGGTGCCGTTCGACTTTGTCGCCGACGTGACCGTGCGTGCGCGGGCCTTTGAAAACCAGTGTTATGTGGCTTACGCCAATTACTGCGGGCAGGAAGGCGAGATTCACTATTGCGGGCAAAGCAGCATTGCTGCGCCCAATGGCCAGCGCATCGCCCAGGCCGGGTTGGATGAGGCCTTGATCGTCGGGGAGCTGGATCGCCAGTCGATTCTTAATGCACGCGCCGCCAATCACTACCTGCAAGACCGTCGCC contains the following coding sequences:
- a CDS encoding carbon-nitrogen hydrolase family protein, producing MRVALYQCPPLPLDVAGNLKRLHQLAHEASDADVLVLPEMFLSGYNIGAEAVGALAEAQDGASAQAIAALAKSAGLAILYGYPERAEDGQIYNAVQLIDAHGQRLCNYRKTHLFGDLDHSMFSAGEDAFPLVELNGWKLGFLICYDLEFPENTRRLALAGAELILVPTANMVPFDFVADVTVRARAFENQCYVAYANYCGQEGEIHYCGQSSIAAPNGQRIAQAGLDEALIVGELDRQSILNARAANHYLQDRRPELYGALHKP